The Candidatus Dormiibacterota bacterium genome includes the window CTCGAGGAGCACGCCGTGCTCGAGCCCGGCGGCGTCGACGACCACCACCCGCTCGCCCGGCCGGGCGCGGAGCGAGCGCGCCAGGTGGGCGGCGTCGGCGCCCTCGATGACCGCACGCCCGTCGCCGACGGCGTCCGCGGGAACGAAGAAGCGAGGCACGGGGGACAGTGTACGGAGGCGCGGCCCGTGATCCCGGCATACTGGGCGGGTGACCGAGCTGCGGGCCGCGGCCGCCGACGGCACCGAGCTCGCCGTCACGGTGAGCGGCGGCGGACCGCCGCTGCTGATGATCCCCGGGCTGGGCGCCTCGCGCCGGGTCTACGCACCCTTGCTGCCGCTGCTCGCCGCCCGCCTGCGGGTGGTGGTGTTCGACCCCCGCGGCACCGGCGGGTCCGGGGTCACCCCCGGCCCCTACACCATGGCCCAGCTCGCCGGCGACGCCGCCGCGGTGCTCGACGCCGCCGGCCTCGAGACCGCGGCGGTGTGGGGCGCGTCGATGGGCGGCATGGTGGCCCAGCACCTCGCCCTTCTCCACCCCGCGCGGGTGGACCGGCTGCTGCTCGCCTGCACCAGCTGCGGCGGCCCCCACGCGGTCGCGCCCACCGCCGGCGCCACCGCCGCCCTGCTCGGCCGCGGGGCGCGGACCCCGGCCGGCGCCTACCGGCTCGCCTGCACCGTCCTCTACGCGGAGGGCTGGCAGGCAGCACACCCGGACGTCATCGACGCCGAGGTCGCCGAGCGCGGGCGCCACCCGGTGCGCGGCGGCGTCTTCGCCGCCCAGCAGGCGGCGGTGCGCGGCCACGACACCTTCGACTCGCTGTCCCGGATCACCGCGCCCACCCTGGTCCTCCACGGCACCGACGACGCGGTGGTTCCGGTCGAGAACGGCCGCATCCTGGCCGCGCGCATCCCCGGGGCGCGGCTGGTGCTGCTGCCCGGACGCGGGCACCTGTTCTTCCACGAGTCGCCCGAGCAGAGCGCCGCCGCGGTGCTCGGATTCCTCGAGGGCCCGGGCTAGGACCGGGCCAGGACACTTCGCGCCGCCTACGAGGCGGTGGCGGTGGCGCTGGTCTCGCGGATGACGGTCACCTTGATCATCCCCGGATAGGTCATCTCCGCCTCGATCTCGCGGGCGATCTCGGCGCAGAGCCCGGGCACCTGGTCGTCGGGGACGACGTCGGGACGCACCGCGACCCGCACCTCGCGGCCCGCCTGCATCGGGAAGGCGCGCTCCACGCCGCTGTGGCGGGTGGCGATCTGCTGGAGCTGCTCGAGCCGCTGCAGGTAGGTGGTCAGGGTGTCGCGGCGGGCTCCCGGCCGGGAGGCGGAGAT containing:
- a CDS encoding alpha/beta fold hydrolase; its protein translation is MTELRAAAADGTELAVTVSGGGPPLLMIPGLGASRRVYAPLLPLLAARLRVVVFDPRGTGGSGVTPGPYTMAQLAGDAAAVLDAAGLETAAVWGASMGGMVAQHLALLHPARVDRLLLACTSCGGPHAVAPTAGATAALLGRGARTPAGAYRLACTVLYAEGWQAAHPDVIDAEVAERGRHPVRGGVFAAQQAAVRGHDTFDSLSRITAPTLVLHGTDDAVVPVENGRILAARIPGARLVLLPGRGHLFFHESPEQSAAAVLGFLEGPG